From the genome of Salvia splendens isolate huo1 chromosome 7, SspV2, whole genome shotgun sequence:
TGTGAAAGAGGTGTGCCAACGGTTTTCAGCTGGTATGCAGGTAAAATAGTATGTTTAGCTGTTTCTTGATTTCTTTTTCCAATTTATAACCAAAATCGGGTTCTTGATACATGTTTCTCTTCTTGATCAGACAATAGCAGTTATTCCGGTTCTTCCCCATGGCGTTGTGCAGTTTGGTTCGTCCATGGCTGTAAGTTGTTCTGCTGCATATTCTCGTATTGCTCCAATGGTTTTCGATTAGGGATCATATGATCTAAATCAAAGTCTTTTTTCATCAGATAATGGAGAATTTGGGGTTTATCAATGATGTAAAATCATTGATACTTCAGCTAGGATATGTATCTGGTGCACTAATATCACCAAATTATGAAGCAAAAGAAGACACTCCAAGAATTGGGGTTCCGGTGGGGAATTTCACTTCTGGAGGATTGTCTCTCGAGTCGAATGCATGCTCGTTCGACTCTTTCTACTACCCAGGGAACCCGAACCAGTTCGCCTTGGCTGGAAAAATCCAATACGGGCTCAAGTCAAGTGGTACCGCGCATGAAACCTCAAACTCAAACCATGATGGGATTAGGCACCACAACTACCAATTCACAAATGGTGTTGCAAAAGCTGAGGTTATCCCTTCGAATCCCGAGATGTGGAAGAACCTAAATACCCCTCTGCACGCTCCGAGGTCTGCTCTAGGTTTGCTTTCGAGCAGCTTGCCTACTTTTAACTACGGCACAATAAGAGGCGCTGAGCAGAAGGTGGTGTCCACTACCAGCAGCCAGGACCATTTTAGTGCCCCCAATGAGGTCCTGCAGCCACTAGTTGCGAATTCGGGCTCGATTTACTGTTCTGATGGTTCAGTCATTCACTCATCAGTCGGAGTCAATGGCGCCATGAGCAACAGTAAACCAGTATCAGCCGTTGCCAGTTTGCATAAGAATGAGAAGCTTCATAATGTGGAGCCTTCCAACTCTAATTCAGTTGACTGTTTCACATCTAATTCTTCGCTTGCTTATAGCTCCGACAGCAGACTTCACCACGTGAACAATGGGTTCGGACAGGGTGAGTTGAACGACTGCAAGGGTGAGATGGCGCGGCATCCAAATCACGGCCATGATATGCCTCTGCCTCAGTTTGCTGAGCATCTAAATATGGCTGAGCTTATTTCTGGAGGTCAGATTCCTTATGTGAATAACTCCAGTTATAATGATGTATGCGTCCAAACTGAATCAGGGGGGGATGACTTGTTCGATGTTTTGGGGGCCGATTTCAAGAATAAACTGTTTAGTAGTTGCTGGAATAGTAGTTTGAGTGATGCATCAGCCATAAATTGGGATAATAAAAGTAATCTGCCACCTAAGAAGAGCCTTGCTTCTTCAGAAGCATGTTCTGCCAGCCAAGGAAACTCAGAGAGTGGGATTTTCCCCTCCGACCATCTCTTGGAGGCCGTGGTTTCTAAGGCTCGACCTTGTAGTAAGCAGAGCATGGACGATAATGTTTCCTGCAGAACGACGTTAACAAATATGAGCAGTGCCTCCACACCCAGTGGTTCACTTCCTTATGGCCGATTTGGGATCTCTGACCAATTGAAGGGAGAATTGTTTGGTGTCCCTAAATATCTGGCAAAGGTAGGAGCAGTGGGTTCTTGCTCGTTGAGAAATGGGTCCTCCAACTCCAAGGAAGAATCAAGATCATATTCCCAAGGAAGTTCCATTTACGGGTCACAGATAAGCTCATGGATGGAGAAGGATCAAAAACCAAAGGCAAGTAACAGTGTGTCCACTGGACATTCCAAGAAGCCGGATGAAACGGGCAAAACAAACCGGAAGCGTCTTAAACCTGGAGAAAGTCCGAGGCCTAGGCCAAAAGATCGCCAAATGATCCAAGATCGCGTCAAGGAACTTAGAGAAATCGTGCCAAATGGGGCAAAGGTAATAAACACTATCACTGTAGAGGGTATAAATCTTAATGATTTTGTGATGTGTTTGTGGCATTAACACTTTTGTTTTGCTAACAGTGTAGCATTGATGCTTTACTCGAACGCACCATCAAACACATGCTTTTCTTGCAAAGTGTCACGAAACACGCAGACAAGCTAAAGCAAACTGGAGAGTCTAAGGTCCAAACTGCTATTTCAAACTTTTCAAGTTGACAACCTATTTCTTTCCCCCCATGGATTGAGT
Proteins encoded in this window:
- the LOC121741425 gene encoding transcription factor LHW-like; translated protein: MGYLLKEGLKTLCGVNQWSYAVFWKIGCQNPKLLIWEECYYEAATCSGQTGKENADAAALDDYNASWISAEAGDRVHLLVNKMMMDNHVNIVGEGLVGRVAFTGSHQWILSENYCGDSHPPEVVKEVCQRFSAGMQTIAVIPVLPHGVVQFGSSMAIMENLGFINDVKSLILQLGYVSGALISPNYEAKEDTPRIGVPVGNFTSGGLSLESNACSFDSFYYPGNPNQFALAGKIQYGLKSSGTAHETSNSNHDGIRHHNYQFTNGVAKAEVIPSNPEMWKNLNTPLHAPRSALGLLSSSLPTFNYGTIRGAEQKVVSTTSSQDHFSAPNEVLQPLVANSGSIYCSDGSVIHSSVGVNGAMSNSKPVSAVASLHKNEKLHNVEPSNSNSVDCFTSNSSLAYSSDSRLHHVNNGFGQGELNDCKGEMARHPNHGHDMPLPQFAEHLNMAELISGGQIPYVNNSSYNDVCVQTESGGDDLFDVLGADFKNKLFSSCWNSSLSDASAINWDNKSNLPPKKSLASSEACSASQGNSESGIFPSDHLLEAVVSKARPCSKQSMDDNVSCRTTLTNMSSASTPSGSLPYGRFGISDQLKGELFGVPKYLAKVGAVGSCSLRNGSSNSKEESRSYSQGSSIYGSQISSWMEKDQKPKASNSVSTGHSKKPDETGKTNRKRLKPGESPRPRPKDRQMIQDRVKELREIVPNGAKCSIDALLERTIKHMLFLQSVTKHADKLKQTGESKIISKDGGLLLKDNFEGGATWAYEVGSQSMVCPIIVEDLNQPRQMLVEMLCEERGLFLEIADIIRGLGLTILKGVMETRNDKIWARFAVEANRDVTRMEIFISLVRLLEQSSKGGTPQPNGINNDNTLIPQQFHHAAPVPLTARSRSLQ